GGAGGCATTGACGCAAGGTAACGAGACCCATTTGCTGACCTGCACTCCCCTCTCCGCAGATGCCGCCCCTACGAGAGACTTCCCGTCCCGGCTGCGGGGTTCCTGCGGTCGGGGAGCCGAGGGGAGGCCGCCGAGGGGACCACGGCCCGTCGCCCGTCGGGCCCTTCCAGGATGACGAAGCCATCGCCGTAGGCGGCTCGCAGCGCCGCCGGCTCCAGGGCCCGGCGGGGCGGCCCGTCGGCCACGACCCTTCCGTCGGCCAGCATCACCACCCGATCGGCCAGAGCTGCCAGGTTGGGGTCGTGCACCACCATCAAGACGGCCAGCCGGGATCGCTCCACCAGCGCTCGCAACGTGCCCACCAGCGCCGACTGGTGGTGCAGGTCGAGGTGCGAGGTCGGCTCGTCCAGCAGCAGGTGGCGGGCTCCCGTCGCCAGCGCCCGGGCCAGGGCCACCCGCTGGCGTTCGCCCCCGGAGAGGGTCTCCACCGGCCGGTGTGCCAGGCCGCTCACGCCCGTCGCCTCCATCGCCCGCCAGGCCGCCGCCCGATCCTGCACGCTCTCCGGCCCCAGCCAGCCCATGTGGGGCAGACGGCCCAGCAGTACCACCTGGAGCACCTCCATGCCTTCGGGCAGGAGCACCTGTTGCGGCACGTAGGCGACGCGACGGGCCCGCTCCCATGTGGTGACCCGGACCAGGGGCCGGCCGTCCAGGCGGACCTCCCCTCGCCAGGGGGCCAGCAGGCCCGCGGCGATCCGCAGCAGCGTGCTCTTGCCGCTGCCGTTGGGTCCGATGAGGGCCGTCAGGCCGGGCTCCAGGCGCAGGGTGACGTCTCGCAGCACCTCCGTCCCGCACCCGTAGCGATGGGCGATGCCCTCAAGGCTCAGCATGCCTGTCGCCCCGCTTCAGCAAGTAGAGGAAGAAGGGCCCTCCCAACAGGGTGGTCACCACCCCGACGGGCAGCTCGGCGGGGCGCACCGCCACCCGGGCCCCCAGATCCGCCGCCACCAGCAACAGCGCGCCCCCCACGGCCGACGCCGGCAGCAGCGCCCGGTAGTCGCCGCCCAGCAGACGCCGCAGGATGTGGGGCACGACCAGGCCGACGAAGCCGATGATGCCCACCTGGGCCACCACCGACGCCGTGGCCAGCGAGGCCGCGGCGATGACCCCCGTCTTGAGCGGACCCACCGGCAGACCGAGGGAGGCCGCCACGTCCTCGCCCATCTGGATGGCGTTGAGGGGACGGCCCGCCACCAGCAGCAAGGCCGACCCGAGGGCTGCCCCCGGCAGGGCCAGGCGGAGCTGTGGCCAACCGACCGTGCCCAGGTTGCCCAGGCTCCAGCTGAAGACCGCCCGCACCCGGTCGGCGTCTCGCATCATCAGGTAGGTCGTGGCCGCCGTCAGCACCGAGCCGACCACCACTCCCGCCAGCACCAGGTCGGTGGTGCGCCGGCCGCCCGCCGTTCGCGCCAGCACCACCGCGGCCAGCACGGCCCCCAGCCCCCCGGCGAAGGCGGCCGCTGGCACCAGGTACCCCGTCGCGCCCGCCTCCGCCAGCCCCGTGAAGGCCTGCGGCAACGCCTGCCCCGCCGCCATGGCGACGGCCGCGCCGAACAGCGCGCCCGACGCCACGCCCGTCAGGTACGGGTCGGCCAGGGGGTTGCGGAAGATGCCCTGCAGCGCCGCCCCCGAGATGCCCAGCGCCGCGCCCGCCACGAGCCCCACCAGCACCCTCGGCAGTCGGAGTTGCCAGACGATGGCGGCCGCGCCCTGCAGGGGACGGCCCGTCACGCCGCGCAGCATGGCGTCCAGCACGTCCCGCCAGCCCACCGGCACGCTGCCCCACCACAAGGCGACGGCCGACACCATCGTCAGGCTCACCACCATGGCGGCCCACGGAAGCGGCCGTCGGGGCGCGGGCGCCCTCGTGTCGGGCCCCTCGGGGGAGGGGCGGGGCCCGAGGGGCGGCGTCACGGAGCGCCCAGCTCGTCTCGGAGCGCCGGGTGCAGGAGGGCGGCCAGCAGCCGGACGGCCTCGGCCACCCGGGGCCCCGGGCGGCTGACGAGGTCGACCTGGGCGGCGTCGAGCGCTATCACCTGGCCCTCCC
This genomic interval from Limnochorda sp. LNt contains the following:
- a CDS encoding FecCD family ABC transporter permease, which encodes MVVSLTMVSAVALWWGSVPVGWRDVLDAMLRGVTGRPLQGAAAIVWQLRLPRVLVGLVAGAALGISGAALQGIFRNPLADPYLTGVASGALFGAAVAMAAGQALPQAFTGLAEAGATGYLVPAAAFAGGLGAVLAAVVLARTAGGRRTTDLVLAGVVVGSVLTAATTYLMMRDADRVRAVFSWSLGNLGTVGWPQLRLALPGAALGSALLLVAGRPLNAIQMGEDVAASLGLPVGPLKTGVIAAASLATASVVAQVGIIGFVGLVVPHILRRLLGGDYRALLPASAVGGALLLVAADLGARVAVRPAELPVGVVTTLLGGPFFLYLLKRGDRHAEP
- a CDS encoding ABC transporter ATP-binding protein, which gives rise to MLSLEGIAHRYGCGTEVLRDVTLRLEPGLTALIGPNGSGKSTLLRIAAGLLAPWRGEVRLDGRPLVRVTTWERARRVAYVPQQVLLPEGMEVLQVVLLGRLPHMGWLGPESVQDRAAAWRAMEATGVSGLAHRPVETLSGGERQRVALARALATGARHLLLDEPTSHLDLHHQSALVGTLRALVERSRLAVLMVVHDPNLAALADRVVMLADGRVVADGPPRRALEPAALRAAYGDGFVILEGPDGRRAVVPSAASPRLPDRRNPAAGTGSLS